The following are encoded in a window of Rubellicoccus peritrichatus genomic DNA:
- the rpoD gene encoding RNA polymerase sigma factor RpoD, whose amino-acid sequence MPTKSSADKSTKKAPKKAAAKKKTAAKKTAKADSKASTKASKSERVAKAIAAEAAAPTVPTAEATPEATAGETKEKKKVVLPLDDKENAQLNDRIGILIRHSKEQGYLTVQDINRVLPESVNKPDEIENVINILENLEIDILDNEEVENYKQKLEANEEEQSRAANADILDDPVRMYLKQMGQVPLLTREQEVAISKRIEKAELKAMDLLFSVGLTTTFQIDLAKKLIERDERFDRVVLDKKVDSRENYFKSLPKLLEGAEDLEGRCEKAWADIQKHENDSTNQKRARTRFLKYEGQLKPIFKKYCFKLKVFEEFLDNLSPTLREIEDHLDHLEIAKKVQQRKHKKHDPETIKKRLHDIEQMYRLEPGAMLDLIRNVRKNMREAHRAKTEMVESNLRLVISIAKKYTNRGLSFLDLIQEGNMGLMKAVEKFEYRRGYKFSTYATWWIRQAITRSIADQARTIRIPVHMIETLNKVMQVQKQLLQELGHEPTPEEVAIEMDLPVERVQAIMKMAQQPISLQSPVGDSDDTNFGDFIEDKGAENPYDMTAYSLLREKIMDVLDSLTERERRVLSLRFGLQDGYSRTLEEVGRQFKVTRERIRQIEAKALRKMRHPTRIRQLHGFFEGELDTSGPGFDNFRRQ is encoded by the coding sequence ATGCCGACCAAATCAAGCGCAGATAAATCGACCAAAAAAGCTCCGAAGAAGGCCGCGGCCAAGAAGAAGACTGCAGCCAAGAAAACTGCGAAAGCAGATTCCAAAGCTTCAACCAAGGCCAGCAAGTCGGAGAGAGTCGCCAAAGCGATTGCTGCTGAAGCAGCCGCACCAACCGTGCCTACAGCAGAAGCAACCCCAGAAGCTACTGCCGGCGAGACTAAGGAAAAAAAGAAGGTTGTCCTTCCCCTTGATGACAAGGAGAACGCTCAGCTCAATGACCGCATTGGTATCCTGATCCGCCACTCCAAAGAGCAGGGCTATCTGACGGTTCAGGACATCAACCGCGTCCTTCCCGAGAGTGTTAACAAGCCGGACGAAATCGAGAATGTCATCAACATCCTCGAAAACCTTGAAATCGACATCCTCGACAACGAGGAGGTCGAAAACTACAAGCAAAAGCTTGAGGCCAACGAGGAAGAACAAAGTCGCGCTGCTAACGCCGACATCCTCGACGATCCAGTTCGGATGTATCTCAAGCAAATGGGACAGGTTCCTTTGCTGACCCGCGAGCAGGAAGTCGCCATCTCCAAGCGCATTGAAAAAGCTGAGCTCAAGGCCATGGACCTGTTGTTCTCAGTTGGCCTGACCACGACTTTCCAAATCGATCTGGCGAAAAAACTGATCGAACGCGACGAGCGTTTTGACCGCGTTGTCCTTGATAAGAAGGTCGACAGCCGCGAAAACTACTTCAAGAGCCTGCCAAAACTGCTTGAAGGCGCAGAAGACCTCGAAGGTCGCTGTGAAAAGGCCTGGGCAGACATCCAGAAGCACGAAAATGACTCCACCAATCAAAAACGTGCCCGCACCCGCTTCCTCAAGTATGAGGGTCAACTAAAGCCGATTTTCAAGAAATACTGCTTCAAGCTGAAGGTCTTCGAAGAATTCCTCGATAACCTTTCACCAACACTCCGCGAGATCGAAGACCATCTTGATCACCTCGAGATCGCCAAGAAAGTTCAGCAGCGCAAGCATAAGAAGCACGATCCGGAAACAATCAAAAAGCGCCTCCACGACATCGAGCAGATGTATCGCCTGGAGCCAGGTGCAATGCTCGACCTGATCCGTAATGTTCGCAAAAACATGCGTGAAGCGCATCGGGCCAAGACCGAGATGGTTGAAAGTAACCTCCGCCTCGTTATTTCGATTGCGAAAAAATACACCAATAGAGGCCTATCCTTCCTCGACCTCATTCAGGAAGGTAACATGGGCTTGATGAAGGCGGTTGAGAAGTTCGAATACCGTCGCGGTTACAAATTTTCAACCTACGCAACCTGGTGGATTCGCCAGGCCATCACCCGCTCAATCGCAGACCAGGCCCGGACCATCCGTATTCCGGTCCACATGATCGAGACCCTTAACAAGGTGATGCAGGTCCAAAAGCAACTCCTGCAGGAACTTGGTCATGAACCAACTCCGGAAGAAGTCGCGATTGAGATGGATTTGCCGGTCGAGCGTGTTCAGGCCATCATGAAAATGGCCCAGCAACCAATTTCACTGCAAAGCCCGGTCGGTGACAGTGATGACACGAATTTCGGTGACTTTATCGAAGATAAGGGCGCAGAGAATCCTTACGACATGACCGCTTATTCGCTACTCCGCGAGAAGATCATGGACGTTCTTGATTCGCTGACAGAGCGCGAACGCCGCGTTCTCAGCCTGCGCTTCGGACTTCAGGACGGCTACAGCCGCACCCTTGAGGAAGTCGGCCGCCAGTTCAAGGTTACCCGCGAACGTATCCGTCAAATCGAAGCCAAAGCACTGCGTAAGATGCGTCACCCAACTCGTATTCGTCAGCTACACGGCTTCTTCGAAGGCGAGCTGGATACTTCAGGCCCTGGTTTCGACAACTTCCGTCGCCAGTAG
- a CDS encoding twin-arginine translocase TatA/TatE family subunit: MVTSLPNISLGFLQNLGPWEITLIVVLALLLFGGKKLPELARGAGKAIKEFRGATADAEKTFKDAMNEAEVAQKKPTDEPSKPAGNSTATS; the protein is encoded by the coding sequence ATGGTAACAAGTTTGCCGAATATATCGCTTGGATTCTTGCAGAATCTAGGTCCGTGGGAAATCACTCTGATTGTAGTGCTGGCTCTCCTTTTATTTGGAGGCAAGAAACTACCAGAGCTCGCACGTGGAGCAGGTAAAGCGATCAAGGAATTCCGTGGGGCAACTGCAGATGCAGAAAAGACCTTCAAGGACGCCATGAATGAGGCCGAAGTGGCCCAGAAAAAACCGACCGACGAACCCAGCAAACCAGCAGGGAATTCAACGGCCACCAGCTAA
- a CDS encoding tetratricopeptide repeat protein, translating into MKFQTVQKLSVICLIVATLFMTGCGPSEESLQQARQKEVTDGLDTANRLLFSGQTDEAINRLEILDQENPNNPEILEALAFAYAKKPDHALAAFYFDTVVQLDPGRSDLALYAARSHSETDDPSSAARAYQAYLKDSPEDAAAWQALARNLAADNQRKQALNAFHEASNRSGNPPEALDAAIIGELYIDLENQAQAERWFEASLQMPSEEDSEQRAYLGLLELDLLGKNWAEAEKRLAQLDQVAPDALDNSPLAAARLELAQWRKAQDELQAQSQLNLAAVEPESPTPAESVEPEVPPAESTITIDRTGETISLADGEPTPLPDKVLPTAENPDGAIEEGDIEPTPLASVETVTPTPEPEPAPPAEPTMAELAAAAYEAEDFDEAVRLYQSALAEDPSSAPIYFELSRAYYKTESWPQSELYASEAMRRDPANLRYTVNFLRAIQKTQPRERLMAELIRAKERFPESSDVTLALARGYERIYNNRRNAIFLYEDFLNLAPAHPQADQVRQHLQTLRY; encoded by the coding sequence ATGAAGTTTCAAACAGTCCAAAAGCTTTCGGTGATTTGTCTCATCGTGGCAACCCTTTTCATGACGGGTTGTGGACCATCCGAGGAATCACTGCAGCAAGCTCGGCAAAAAGAGGTCACCGATGGCCTAGATACCGCCAATCGATTACTCTTCAGCGGCCAGACCGATGAGGCAATTAATCGGCTTGAAATCCTGGACCAGGAAAATCCGAATAACCCCGAAATATTGGAAGCCCTGGCCTTTGCTTATGCGAAAAAGCCGGATCATGCGCTGGCTGCCTTTTATTTCGATACCGTCGTTCAATTGGATCCGGGCCGTAGCGACCTTGCCCTGTATGCCGCACGGTCTCACTCTGAAACCGATGACCCGTCATCCGCAGCCAGAGCTTATCAAGCATATCTCAAAGATTCACCCGAAGATGCCGCTGCCTGGCAGGCCCTGGCTCGAAATCTCGCAGCCGATAATCAACGCAAGCAGGCACTCAATGCATTTCACGAAGCCAGTAATCGATCAGGAAATCCTCCTGAAGCCTTGGATGCCGCAATCATTGGTGAATTGTATATAGATTTGGAAAATCAGGCTCAAGCAGAACGCTGGTTCGAAGCTTCCCTTCAGATGCCCAGTGAGGAAGATTCGGAACAACGTGCTTATCTGGGCTTACTCGAACTGGATTTACTGGGTAAAAACTGGGCGGAAGCAGAAAAACGGCTGGCTCAACTGGATCAAGTCGCCCCTGATGCCCTTGATAATAGTCCGCTGGCAGCAGCTCGCCTTGAGCTGGCCCAATGGCGAAAAGCGCAGGATGAGCTACAAGCCCAAAGCCAATTGAACCTGGCTGCAGTTGAGCCCGAAAGCCCAACGCCCGCTGAATCTGTCGAACCTGAGGTCCCACCAGCCGAAAGTACCATTACCATTGATCGCACTGGAGAGACAATTTCCCTGGCCGATGGCGAACCAACACCCCTCCCGGATAAAGTGCTGCCCACAGCTGAAAACCCGGATGGAGCAATTGAAGAAGGCGATATTGAGCCAACACCACTGGCGTCAGTCGAAACAGTCACGCCAACTCCGGAGCCTGAACCCGCACCTCCTGCCGAGCCGACTATGGCAGAACTGGCGGCGGCGGCCTACGAAGCTGAAGACTTTGACGAAGCCGTTCGCCTTTACCAGAGCGCCCTGGCAGAAGACCCGTCAAGTGCCCCCATCTACTTCGAACTCTCACGAGCTTACTATAAAACGGAGAGCTGGCCGCAATCCGAGCTATACGCCTCCGAAGCCATGCGGCGTGACCCAGCCAATCTGCGTTACACGGTCAACTTTCTCCGAGCCATCCAAAAGACTCAACCGCGCGAACGCCTCATGGCGGAACTGATTCGTGCCAAAGAGCGCTTCCCTGAGAGCTCCGACGTCACACTCGCCCTCGCCCGGGGTTATGAGCGCATCTACAATAACCGCCGTAATGCGATTTTCTTGTACGAAGACTTTCTCAATCTCGCCCCCGCCCATCCCCAAGCCGATCAAGTCCGTCAGCATTTGCAGACTTTGCGGTATTAA
- the dnaG gene encoding DNA primase — MPRIKRSSIEDIRQRVSLVDVAGAYTQMKRAGSQFRGLSPFNSEKSPSFFIHPEKNVFKDYSSGNAGDLFRFIQLRENLNFHEAVETVAQRFGIQLEYEDDGMPPERMSLRKELFEIHEVATEYFHKCLQANRPEAEQMRQYWVEGRGFSMELAEDFKIGFSPPTGDGFIKYIGKKGFSIDALRESGLVYLRDHDRDLSRARARFRGRLMVPIRDVQGRVIAFTARVTDQTPKDDPSHEAKYINSPETPIFYKSHVLFGLERARTEIPEGGSLVMVEGQLDCLRCWEQGIRNAVAPQGTAITEHQMTLVRRYTSKLDCLLDGDSAGQKAALRTLPLALKAGLEVTFLVLPEGADPDDLLREGGPEALEKLRGSSLSAMDYLAGALLPNPAAATGRDKSEALERAFTIVRECESTIVREDYLSQLSRLIQVDQEAIRRDFNASSKPKSNTNQAKEGTARSKTLSNEKLTNKEAELVSLALHHEYIGEKISEIIDNEWIDTSTAPGAMLLRILAAHVEHEWLGSDNIDSLLENDEERNFIYRLLTEEPKVEDPIKAANVCLLYIFNVFWLKRSKEIETAILNEKDTDKKQRLFEERIQLRAIKRTPPTIE, encoded by the coding sequence ATGCCTCGGATAAAGCGCAGCAGCATTGAAGATATTCGCCAGCGAGTCAGCCTGGTTGATGTTGCCGGGGCTTACACTCAGATGAAACGGGCAGGTTCGCAATTCCGTGGACTTAGCCCCTTTAACTCGGAGAAATCACCCTCTTTTTTCATCCACCCAGAGAAAAATGTTTTCAAGGATTACTCCAGTGGCAATGCCGGAGACCTCTTTCGTTTTATCCAACTCCGTGAAAATCTGAACTTCCATGAAGCGGTTGAAACGGTGGCGCAGCGTTTTGGTATTCAGTTGGAATACGAAGACGATGGCATGCCTCCCGAAAGGATGTCACTCCGCAAAGAGCTCTTTGAAATCCATGAGGTCGCCACGGAGTATTTTCATAAGTGCCTGCAGGCAAACCGACCCGAAGCCGAGCAGATGCGCCAGTACTGGGTGGAAGGACGCGGCTTTTCGATGGAGCTGGCTGAGGATTTCAAAATCGGATTTTCCCCGCCAACCGGCGACGGTTTCATCAAGTATATTGGAAAAAAAGGGTTCTCTATCGATGCACTTCGAGAATCTGGTTTAGTTTATCTTCGCGATCATGACCGTGACCTTTCCAGGGCAAGGGCACGTTTTCGCGGAAGGTTGATGGTTCCAATCCGTGACGTCCAGGGGCGGGTCATCGCGTTCACGGCTCGTGTGACCGATCAAACCCCTAAAGACGATCCATCGCACGAAGCAAAATACATCAATTCGCCAGAAACTCCGATTTTTTACAAAAGCCACGTCCTTTTTGGACTCGAAAGAGCGCGAACCGAAATCCCGGAAGGCGGGAGCCTGGTCATGGTTGAAGGGCAATTGGATTGCCTGCGTTGCTGGGAACAAGGCATCCGCAATGCGGTAGCCCCACAGGGCACCGCCATTACTGAGCATCAGATGACGCTTGTCCGACGCTACACCAGCAAGCTTGATTGCCTGCTCGACGGTGACTCCGCTGGTCAAAAGGCAGCACTCCGCACGCTACCGCTGGCGCTCAAGGCGGGTTTGGAGGTCACATTTCTGGTCTTGCCGGAAGGCGCTGACCCGGACGATCTCTTGCGTGAAGGCGGACCGGAAGCTCTGGAGAAACTCCGTGGATCGAGCCTTTCCGCCATGGATTATCTTGCTGGAGCTTTGCTACCAAATCCTGCCGCTGCCACTGGTCGGGACAAATCCGAGGCTCTGGAGCGAGCTTTTACCATAGTCCGGGAATGCGAAAGCACCATAGTCCGGGAGGATTACCTGAGCCAACTCAGTCGCCTGATCCAAGTCGATCAGGAGGCAATTCGACGGGACTTCAATGCCTCCAGTAAGCCCAAATCAAACACCAACCAGGCAAAAGAAGGAACAGCTCGATCCAAAACACTGTCGAATGAAAAATTGACAAACAAGGAAGCTGAGTTAGTTTCCTTGGCTCTTCATCACGAATACATCGGCGAAAAAATATCAGAAATCATTGATAATGAGTGGATTGACACCTCTACAGCGCCAGGAGCCATGCTCCTTAGGATTTTAGCCGCACACGTAGAGCACGAATGGCTCGGAAGTGATAATATCGATTCACTGCTTGAGAATGATGAAGAAAGGAACTTTATTTATAGATTACTTACTGAGGAACCAAAGGTAGAAGATCCGATAAAAGCCGCAAACGTATGCCTCCTGTATATATTTAACGTATTTTGGCTAAAACGCAGCAAAGAGATCGAAACCGCTATTTTAAACGAAAAAGATACCGATAAGAAACAAAGACTTTTTGAAGAACGAATTCAGTTGCGAGCAATAAAAAGGACTCCCCCAACCATCGAATAA
- a CDS encoding 2-oxoglutarate dehydrogenase E1 component produces MKNLSVANRWNADLIDQNYDQWLTNPDSLEPEWRAFFEGFELAQSTTTGGASGDTSFETGTTDSIVQSRVIGAIYAYRSIGHTQADFNPLKKEVTANPRLTMERLGLAEADLSKSFHTGNYLGGKFMPLKEVLDKLSRTYCGHVGCEYIHIQETSKRRWIQSRIEPTENQPDFSSEQKVRILRKVMEAEMFERFLHTRYVGQKRFSLEGGETAIAALDTIIEACPQYGIDEVIMGMSHRGRLNALANILGKSYEFIFREFSENYIPDTIHGDGDVKYHLGYEKIRSTEAGKDVEIRLAANPSHLEAVDPVVQGKARARQRIRDDMERKRVLPLLVHGDAAFAGQGVVAETLNLSRLKGYTTGGTVHLIINNQIGFTTDPRDARSSRYCTDIAKIIEVPIFHVNGDDPLAVAMVMLLALEYRQTYGDDVVIDMYCYRKHGHNESDEPGFTQPDLYRRISQRECISDILRKRLLEEGSLTTEQAEKLKEEYQNTLNEAFTKVKNGEPEKKKSRSKKQTEEFVGSSAVFQAPYNFKPVTTGVAKTRLTQVAQALTTVPPNFTLNPKIKRQLENKWKNFKAGENIDWSFAEQLSFGTLMLDGTPVRLSGQDSERGTFSQRHCAFYDTESRIRYVPLLNLGEDQARFCVHNSSLSEAAVLGFDFGYSLDYPEMLGLWEAQFGDFANGAQVHIDQFITSSESKWARVSGLVLLLPHGYEGQGPEHSSGRLERWLQACAEDNIQVCNLTTPAQYFHVLRRQMKREFRKPLIIMAPKSLLRSKDCVSSVEDLSKGHFEEILDDPEAPENPERVILCAGKVYYDLLKYRSAHKKDKTAILRIEQLYPVNKKRLKQLADKYASAKTFVWCQEEPQNMGSWSFIFHYLLEATGKIPEYAGRGSAASPAPGSLAVHKIEQEALVEQAFVK; encoded by the coding sequence ATGAAAAACCTGAGTGTCGCAAATCGCTGGAACGCGGACTTGATTGATCAGAATTATGATCAATGGCTCACTAATCCCGACTCACTTGAGCCGGAATGGCGTGCCTTCTTCGAAGGCTTTGAGTTAGCACAGAGTACAACGACTGGAGGGGCTTCGGGTGATACCAGTTTTGAAACCGGCACAACCGATTCGATTGTCCAATCAAGAGTGATCGGAGCCATCTACGCTTACCGCTCGATCGGGCACACTCAAGCGGACTTCAATCCGCTTAAGAAGGAAGTCACCGCCAACCCACGGCTCACGATGGAACGCCTCGGCCTGGCTGAAGCTGACCTTTCCAAGAGCTTTCACACAGGGAACTACCTCGGTGGAAAATTCATGCCGCTCAAGGAGGTACTTGATAAACTGAGTCGCACCTACTGCGGGCACGTAGGCTGTGAGTACATCCACATTCAGGAAACCTCAAAGCGCCGCTGGATTCAGTCCAGAATAGAGCCGACCGAAAATCAACCCGACTTTTCAAGCGAACAGAAAGTTCGCATCCTGCGCAAGGTAATGGAAGCCGAAATGTTCGAACGCTTCCTCCACACCCGCTATGTAGGGCAAAAACGCTTCTCCCTTGAAGGTGGCGAAACAGCGATCGCCGCACTCGACACCATCATCGAAGCCTGTCCGCAATATGGTATCGATGAAGTCATCATGGGCATGAGCCACCGCGGGCGTCTCAATGCCCTGGCAAATATACTCGGGAAATCCTACGAATTCATTTTCCGTGAATTCAGTGAGAATTACATCCCGGATACCATCCATGGTGATGGTGATGTCAAATATCACCTGGGTTACGAAAAGATACGTTCGACTGAAGCCGGCAAGGATGTCGAAATTCGCCTCGCCGCCAACCCAAGCCATCTCGAAGCCGTAGACCCAGTTGTTCAAGGCAAGGCCAGGGCCCGCCAGCGTATTCGTGATGATATGGAGCGCAAACGCGTCCTTCCACTCCTGGTTCATGGAGATGCCGCCTTTGCCGGACAGGGTGTCGTTGCTGAAACACTCAATCTTTCACGGCTCAAAGGCTACACCACCGGAGGAACGGTCCACCTCATAATCAACAACCAGATTGGCTTCACCACCGATCCGCGCGATGCAAGATCCAGTCGTTACTGCACTGATATCGCCAAGATAATTGAAGTGCCCATTTTCCACGTCAATGGTGACGATCCTCTGGCAGTTGCCATGGTCATGCTGCTTGCTCTCGAATACCGCCAGACCTATGGCGACGATGTCGTTATCGACATGTATTGTTATCGCAAACATGGCCACAACGAATCAGACGAACCAGGCTTTACACAACCCGATCTTTATCGCCGTATTTCGCAACGCGAGTGCATCAGCGACATCCTTCGCAAACGTTTACTTGAAGAGGGTTCCCTAACGACAGAGCAAGCTGAAAAACTTAAGGAAGAATATCAAAATACGCTGAACGAAGCCTTCACCAAGGTAAAGAACGGCGAACCAGAAAAGAAGAAAAGCCGCAGTAAAAAGCAAACCGAAGAATTCGTTGGCTCTTCTGCTGTCTTCCAAGCCCCTTACAACTTCAAGCCCGTAACGACAGGCGTAGCCAAAACCCGCCTGACACAGGTCGCTCAGGCGCTGACCACTGTGCCGCCCAACTTCACTCTCAACCCTAAGATCAAGCGGCAGCTCGAAAACAAATGGAAGAATTTTAAAGCTGGCGAGAACATCGACTGGTCCTTCGCCGAGCAGCTTTCCTTTGGCACGTTGATGCTTGATGGCACACCTGTGCGTCTATCCGGCCAGGACAGTGAACGCGGGACATTCAGCCAGCGCCACTGTGCCTTCTACGATACGGAAAGTCGCATTCGCTACGTGCCATTGTTAAATCTGGGAGAAGACCAAGCTCGCTTCTGCGTCCACAATTCCAGCCTTTCGGAAGCAGCTGTTCTCGGTTTCGACTTTGGCTATTCGCTCGACTATCCGGAAATGTTAGGCCTCTGGGAAGCACAGTTCGGCGACTTTGCAAACGGCGCCCAGGTCCACATCGACCAATTTATTACCAGCAGTGAATCCAAGTGGGCACGAGTCAGTGGTCTTGTTCTGCTCTTGCCACACGGCTATGAAGGCCAGGGGCCTGAGCACTCATCAGGTCGCCTCGAAAGATGGCTTCAGGCTTGCGCTGAGGACAATATTCAAGTCTGCAATCTGACGACTCCAGCGCAATATTTCCACGTGCTTAGACGTCAGATGAAACGGGAGTTCCGTAAACCACTCATCATCATGGCTCCTAAAAGCCTGCTGCGCTCGAAAGATTGTGTCTCCAGTGTGGAAGACCTTTCAAAAGGACATTTCGAGGAAATACTCGACGATCCAGAGGCACCAGAAAATCCGGAACGTGTAATACTCTGCGCTGGCAAGGTCTACTACGACCTGCTCAAGTATCGCAGCGCGCACAAAAAGGATAAGACAGCAATTCTGAGAATTGAACAGCTCTACCCAGTCAATAAAAAGCGCCTCAAGCAACTGGCTGATAAATATGCCAGTGCAAAGACGTTTGTCTGGTGCCAGGAAGAACCTCAGAACATGGGTTCATGGAGTTTTATCTTTCACTACCTGCTCGAAGCCACTGGTAAAATTCCTGAGTATGCAGGTCGTGGGTCAGCTGCCAGCCCGGCACCTGGCTCACTCGCAGTCCACAAGATCGAGCAGGAGGCCCTCGTCGAGCAAGCCTTCGTCAAATAA
- the odhB gene encoding 2-oxoglutarate dehydrogenase complex dihydrolipoyllysine-residue succinyltransferase, with amino-acid sequence MPTEVKVPAMGESISSGILASWHVADGDYVEKEQVLYELETDKVTSEATAENAGVISLKAEEGDEVEIGQLVAEIDESAKAPNGEAKAESPEPAAKVEANGAAQTSPTSTSGAGLPPSPAVRRIATESGIDPASVAPGSGKDGRVTKGDMLDAASKQKPSEAKPAKAPATPAVQDNSERTTRKKMSPMRKKIAQRLVSATQDAALLTTFNEVDMSAVMKVRKKYQEEFVAKHGVKLGFMSFFVKATVEALKAVPQINVQIDGDYFIENNFYDVGVAVGTDKGLMVPVVRDCDKKSFAEIEQDIIDYAKKARSNKITLEDMQGGVFTISNGGIYGSMLSTPLLNMPQSGILGLHNITQRAVVVNGEIVARPMMYLALSYDHRAVDGKEAVTFLVKIKQAIEDPERMLFGV; translated from the coding sequence ATGCCCACCGAAGTCAAAGTCCCTGCAATGGGGGAGTCCATCTCCTCCGGAATCCTTGCCTCCTGGCATGTCGCCGATGGTGATTATGTCGAGAAGGAGCAAGTCCTATACGAACTAGAGACGGATAAAGTCACCTCAGAAGCCACTGCTGAAAACGCAGGTGTCATCAGCCTGAAAGCTGAAGAAGGCGACGAAGTCGAAATTGGTCAACTCGTCGCAGAGATCGACGAAAGCGCCAAGGCACCCAATGGTGAGGCAAAGGCGGAATCACCTGAGCCAGCTGCCAAGGTTGAAGCCAATGGTGCAGCCCAGACATCTCCAACAAGCACATCTGGAGCCGGCCTACCCCCCTCTCCTGCCGTTCGACGAATCGCAACTGAATCGGGAATCGATCCAGCAAGCGTTGCTCCCGGATCCGGCAAGGATGGTCGTGTCACCAAGGGAGATATGCTGGATGCAGCAAGCAAGCAAAAGCCGAGCGAAGCAAAACCAGCCAAAGCTCCGGCAACACCAGCCGTTCAGGATAACAGTGAACGCACCACGCGGAAAAAGATGTCGCCGATGCGCAAGAAGATTGCTCAGCGACTCGTCTCCGCCACACAGGATGCAGCGTTACTCACAACCTTCAATGAAGTTGACATGTCAGCCGTGATGAAGGTTCGGAAAAAGTATCAGGAAGAGTTTGTAGCAAAACACGGTGTTAAACTCGGCTTTATGTCTTTCTTTGTCAAAGCAACCGTCGAAGCATTGAAAGCCGTCCCGCAAATCAATGTCCAGATCGACGGCGACTACTTCATTGAGAACAACTTCTATGATGTCGGTGTCGCAGTTGGAACGGATAAAGGCTTGATGGTCCCCGTTGTCCGTGACTGTGATAAAAAGAGCTTTGCCGAAATAGAGCAGGACATCATCGACTACGCCAAAAAAGCTCGCTCAAACAAAATCACACTTGAAGACATGCAAGGCGGCGTTTTCACCATTTCGAATGGTGGTATTTACGGCAGTATGCTCTCGACGCCATTGCTGAATATGCCACAAAGCGGAATCCTCGGTCTCCATAACATCACGCAGCGCGCTGTCGTGGTAAATGGTGAAATCGTTGCCCGCCCAATGATGTACCTGGCCCTGAGTTATGACCACCGTGCAGTCGATGGAAAAGAAGCGGTGACCTTCCTCGTCAAAATCAAACAAGCAATTGAAGATCCCGAAAGGATGCTCTTCGGCGTTTAA